ACCCGAGGTGGGGGCGCTGTCGATGATCGTCGGGTCATTTCTGATTACGATCCTATCGGCTATCGTGGCCACGCCGTTTGCAATTGGCACGGCGGTCTTCATGAACGAGATCTCGCCTAACCGGGGCGCCAAGATCTTACAACCCGTCACCGAACTGCTGGTGGGGATTCCTTCCGTCGTTTACGGGTTCATCGGCTTGAGCGTGGTCGTGCCATTTACCCGTTCGGTCTTTGGCGGTAGCGGGTTCGGGATTTTATCCGGGACCTGTGTGTTGTTCGTGATGATCTTACCGACGGTGACGTCGATGAGTGCCGACGCCTTACGCGCCGTACCCCGGTACTACCGGGAAGCATCGTTAGCCCTCGGTGCCACGCAATGGCAGACCATCTACAAGGTGGTCTTACGAGCGGCCACGCCAGGATTGATGACGGCGGTGGTCTTCGGGATGGCGCGGGCCTTTGGTGAAGCTTTGGCGGTTCAAATGGTTATCGGGAACGCGGCGCTGATGCCGCATTCGCTGGTCGATCCGGCGGCGACGTTAACGTCGGTCTTGACCACCGGGATCGGGAATACCGTGATGGGCTCGCTGCAAAACAATGCCCTGTGGTCCTTGGCCCTAGTTTTACTGCTGATGTCATTGGTCTTCAACTTGATTATCCGGTTAATTGGTCGAAAGGGGCGTCTCCAATAATATGAATTCCAAAGTTCAAAATAAAATTGCGATTGGCGTGCTCTACGGCATTGCCGGGCTGGTGGTTCTGATCTTGCTGGCCCTGGTGGGATACATTCTGGTGAGTGGCTTACCGAAAGTCAGCTGGCACTTCTTGACCACGCCCGCGAAGGCCTTCTTAAAGGGCGGGGGAATTGGCGTCCAACTCTTTAACTCGTTTTACCTCTTGATTTTAGCCATGCTCATCTCGTTTCCCATCGCGTTGGGTGCGGCCATTTACCTGTACGAATATGCTAAGGACAATTGG
Above is a window of Levilactobacillus zymae DNA encoding:
- the pstC gene encoding phosphate ABC transporter permease subunit PstC, translating into MTKSPEQLEQELKRRSKAAKLEIWGRVVSFSALILIVAVVVAIIGFVASKGIATFTTNHVNLWDFLSGKNWNPSLTDAHGKPEVGALSMIVGSFLITILSAIVATPFAIGTAVFMNEISPNRGAKILQPVTELLVGIPSVVYGFIGLSVVVPFTRSVFGGSGFGILSGTCVLFVMILPTVTSMSADALRAVPRYYREASLALGATQWQTIYKVVLRAATPGLMTAVVFGMARAFGEALAVQMVIGNAALMPHSLVDPAATLTSVLTTGIGNTVMGSLQNNALWSLALVLLLMSLVFNLIIRLIGRKGRLQ